From the Lysobacterales bacterium genome, one window contains:
- a CDS encoding DsbC family protein, with translation MLKRVIFSLAIAASATVQADAASEAKVREAIKALVPSAQIDSIGESKLTGFYEVTLSGQVLYVSADGKYLVQGMVYDIANKRDLTEEKKSIMRKAALAGVPRDRMISFPAKSEKHRVTIFTDIDCGYCRKLHQQIAEYNNLGITIDYLFFPRSGLNTPSFDKAVTVWCSADKQKAFTDAKAGMEQEKKTCDNPVADDFALGQKLGVNGTPMIVAGDGSQIGGYVPPAQMLERLVAIDATK, from the coding sequence ATGCTCAAGCGTGTCATCTTTTCGTTGGCGATCGCCGCCAGCGCCACGGTCCAGGCCGACGCCGCCAGCGAAGCCAAGGTCCGCGAAGCCATCAAGGCGCTGGTGCCGAGCGCGCAGATCGATTCGATCGGCGAGTCCAAGCTCACCGGCTTCTACGAAGTGACCTTGTCCGGCCAGGTGCTGTACGTCAGCGCCGACGGCAAGTACCTCGTCCAGGGCATGGTCTACGACATCGCCAACAAGCGCGACCTGACCGAGGAAAAGAAGTCGATCATGCGCAAGGCGGCGCTGGCCGGCGTGCCGAGGGACCGCATGATTTCGTTCCCGGCGAAGAGCGAAAAGCATCGCGTCACCATTTTCACCGACATCGACTGCGGCTACTGCCGCAAGCTGCATCAGCAGATCGCCGAGTACAACAACCTCGGCATCACCATCGATTACCTGTTCTTCCCGCGCTCCGGTCTGAACACGCCCTCGTTCGACAAGGCCGTCACGGTGTGGTGCTCGGCCGACAAGCAGAAGGCGTTCACCGACGCCAAGGCCGGCATGGAGCAGGAAAAGAAGACCTGCGACAACCCGGTGGCGGACGATTTTGCGCTCGGCCAGAAGCTCGGCGTGAACGGTACCCCGATGATCGTGGCCGGCGACGGTTCGCAGATCGGCGGCTACGTGCCGCCGGCCCAGATGCTGGAGCGTCTGGTCGCGATCGACGCCACCAAGTAA
- a CDS encoding RHS repeat protein, translating into MTIERRSSLIHMAIRLLTLLLLLFATLAQAGQVTGPNGEYKESHTDLSVKVLGGAVSVERSWLNGRWYVNPAWADLQFTYDALDGSVKTIDRAGSVFEGSGDLFVFDDRFFMRKTTQEVNGEPVSGWRWSNTGGDWVDYDADGKIVAYGDRHDVSVRFVRNGDGLISAVRDDRDALVLAFTYTNGQPTTITDRAGRSVSYTWTGTNLSSVQDVFGHVWTYTYDGNGQITGGKAPVGVSFSGVAGRASCGAQAVRQPWLGRALLPLQQCRFRRELSAPVPV; encoded by the coding sequence TTGACGATTGAGCGCCGCTCCTCGCTGATTCACATGGCTATTCGCCTCCTCACACTTCTGCTACTGCTCTTCGCCACCCTCGCCCAAGCGGGCCAAGTGACTGGTCCCAATGGCGAGTACAAGGAGTCGCACACGGATCTGAGCGTGAAGGTGCTGGGCGGTGCGGTATCGGTGGAGCGCTCGTGGTTGAACGGCCGCTGGTACGTGAACCCGGCGTGGGCGGATTTGCAGTTCACGTATGACGCTTTGGACGGGTCGGTGAAGACGATCGACCGTGCCGGTTCGGTGTTCGAAGGCTCGGGCGACTTGTTCGTGTTCGACGATCGCTTCTTCATGCGCAAGACGACGCAGGAAGTGAACGGCGAGCCGGTGAGCGGCTGGCGCTGGAGCAACACCGGCGGCGACTGGGTGGACTACGACGCGGACGGGAAGATCGTCGCGTATGGCGATCGCCACGACGTGTCGGTGCGCTTCGTGCGCAATGGGGACGGATTGATCAGCGCAGTGCGCGACGACCGCGACGCGCTGGTGCTGGCGTTCACCTACACGAACGGCCAGCCGACAACGATCACGGATCGTGCCGGTCGCTCGGTGAGCTACACCTGGACGGGCACGAACCTGAGTTCGGTGCAGGACGTGTTTGGCCACGTCTGGACGTACACGTACGACGGCAACGGCCAGATCACCGGCGGCAAGGCGCCGGTCGGCGTGAGCTTCTCGGGCGTGGCCGGCCGCGCCAGCTGTGGGGCGCAGGCGGTGCGACAGCCTTGGCTTGGCCGAGCCCTCCTGCCTCTGCAACAATGCCGGTTCCGCCGTGAACTTTCCGCGCCGGTGCCGGTCTAG